One genomic window of Anser cygnoides isolate HZ-2024a breed goose chromosome 11, Taihu_goose_T2T_genome, whole genome shotgun sequence includes the following:
- the LOC125179806 gene encoding protein shisa-like-1 produces MPGARGGLRCPVRADGPAARWGWCLWSRRLALEKLISDAPASRPRSLRSGAVSAGGSNGSKRLLMGRNGGGSRRGCGFCLRQRRSCLCPGMAGKMPGGLLLQLLLAAALYPGILGTASVQNLHLCEGYAGPDGRYHPGFYCPRLTDPAAHRYCCRPGPHALKSCCSQGAVEALTGVNLSSLPVPGLLRNPLALPFVGLYGLLVLVLMALDLVHFYRTKRCSLGRLLPCGRCPPRGSPALGGLPPPPRGTPGPAAPAPRAPGGAA; encoded by the exons ATGCCAGGAGCCCGAGGAGGGCTGAGGTGCCCGGTCAGGGCTGACGGACCTGCTGCAAGGTGGGGATGGTGCCTCTGGTCCCGCCGCTTGGCCCTGGAGAAGCTCATTAGCGATGCTCCCGCCTCCCGCCCGCGGTCCCTGCGGAGCGGGGCAGTAAGTGCAGGAGGCTCTAATGGCTCCAAGAGGCTCCTGATGGGCCGCAATGGAGGCGGGAGCAGGAGGGGCTGTGGTTTCTGCCTCAGACAGCGCCggagctgcctctgcccagGGATGGCAGGGAAGATGCCGGGTgggctcctgctccagctgctcctcgcCGCTGCTCTGTACCCCGGCATCCTCGGGACAG cctcgGTGCAGAACCTGCACCTCTGCGAGGGCTACGCGGGCCCCGACGGCCGCTACCACCCCGGCTTCTACTGCCCGCGCCTGACGGACCCGGCCGCGCACCGGTACTGCTGCCGGCCCGGCCCCCACGCCCTCAagtcctgctgctcccagggggCCGTGGAGGCCCTCACCGGGGTGAACCTCTCCAGCCTCCCCGTGCCTGGCCTCCTccg GAACCCGCTGGCCCTGCCCTTCGTGGGGCTCTACGGGctcctcgtcctcgtcctcATGGCCCTCGACCTCGTCCACTTCTACCGCACCAAGCGCTGCAGCCTCGGCCGCCTCCTGCCCTgcggccgctgcccgccccggggctccccggcccTCGGGGggctcccgccgcccccccgcggcacccccggccccgcagccccggctccccgcgcTCCCGGGGGGGCGGCGTAG
- the MAN2A2 gene encoding alpha-mannosidase 2x isoform X1, which yields MKLKKQVTVCGAAIFCVAVFSLYLMLDRVQHDPARHQSGGNFPRSQISVLQNRIEQLEQLLEENHEIISHIKDSVLELTAHAEGQPALPRHPPNGSWALPPESRPSFLSVSPQDCQFALGGKGQSPDLQMLAVYSLLPFDNQDGGVWKQGFDITYEPNEWDAEPLQVFVVPHSHNDPGWIKTFDKYYYDQTQHILNSMVLKMQEDPRRRFIWSEISFFSKWWDNISAQKRAAVRRLVGNGQLEMVTGGWVMPDEANSHYFAMIDQLIEGHQWLEKNIGVTPRSGWAVDPFGYSSTMPYLLKRSNLTGMLIQRVHYAIKKHFAATQNLEFMWRQTWDPDSSTDIFCHMMPFYSYDVPHTCGPDPKICCQFDFKRLPGGRINCPWKVPPRAITEANVAERAQLLLDQYRKKSKLYRSKVLLVPLGDDFRYDKPQEWDAQFLNYQRIFDFLNSQPHLHVQAQFGTLSDYFDALYKKVGIVPGMKPPGFPVLSGDFFSYADREDHYWTGYFTSRPFYKSLDRVLEAHLRGAEILYSLALAHARRAGADSRYPLSDYALLSNARRNLGLFQHHDAITGTAKEAVVVDYGVRLLHSLSSLKRVITNAAHYLVLGDKDAYRYDPAAPFLSTDDTRLNQDSLPERTVIKLSASPRFLVVFNPLEQERLSVVPVLVDSPHVRVLSEEGQPLPAQLTAQWGSATNVVPDVYQVSVLARLPALGLRVLQLQKSFDGQAVLKSSVRLYLHGRDLPVRKQETVPVHVFPTAPDDFCLENQHLRACFSGRSGLLQSLRRAGEEREQRVSSEFLVYGTRTSKDKSGAYLFLPDGEAKPYTPKEPPVVRVTEGPFFSEVASYYQHVQTVVRLYNVPGVEGLSLDVSCLVDIRDHVNKELALRFSTDIESDDTFFTDLNGFQIQPRRYQQKLPLQANFYPMPAMAYIQDAQSRLTLHTAQALGVSSLGSGQLEVILDRRLMQDDNRGLGQGLKDNKRTCNRFRLLLERRATANKSSSFFSKLASVFKALGFPGARTGSPEVQDSRPVSFPSLLSHITSMHLNAEALVLPVAQEKPAPPALRSFAPLAATVPCDFHILNLRTLQAEDDSLPSAEAALILHRKGFDCSLEARNLGFNCTTSQGKLALGSLFQGLELGSLQPTSLTLMYPLGTASNSTTIRLDPMEIATFRVRLG from the exons ATGAAGCTGAAGAAGCAGGTGACGGTGTGTGGAGCTGCCATCTTCTGCGTGGCTGTCTTCTCCCTCTACCTGATGCTGGACCGGGTGCAGCACGACCCCGCGCGCCACCAGAGCGGGGGCAACTTCCCCAGG AGCCAGATCTCGGTGCTGCAGAACCGCATcgagcagctggagcagctgctggaagagaACCACGAGATCATCAGCCACATCAAGGACTCGGTGCTGGAGCTGACGGCCCACGCGGAGGGACAGCCGGCGCTGCCCCGCCACCCACCCAACGGCTCCTGGGCGCTGCCCCCTGAGAGTCGGCCGAGCTTCCTCTCCGTGTCCCCACAGGACTGCCAGTTTGCCCTGGGGGGCAAGGGCCAGAGCCCAGACCTGCAG ATGCTGGCCGTGTACTCCCTGCTGCCCTTTGACAACCAGGATGGCGGTGTGTGGAAGCAAGGCTTCGATATCACCTATGAGCCCAATGAGTGGGACGCTGAGCCCCTGCAGGTGTTTGTGGTGCCGCACTCCCACAATGACCCCG GCTGGATCAAGACATTTGACAAGTACTACTATGACCAGACGCAGCACATCCTCAACAGCATGGTGCTGAAGATGCAGGAGGACCCCCGCCGGCGCTTCATCTGGTCTGAGATCTCCTTCTTTTCCAAGTGGTGGGACAACATCAGTGCCCAGAAGCGGGCTGCGGTGCGGAG GCTGGTTGGGAACGGGCAGCTGGAGATGGTGACGGGTGGCTGGGTGATGCCCGACGAGGCCAATTCCCACTACTTCGCCATGATCGACCAGCTGATTGAGGGGCACCAGTGGCTGGAGAAGAACATCG GCGTGACGCCGCGGTCGGGGTGGGCCGTTGACCCCTTTGGGTACAGCTCCACCATGCCCTACCTGCTGAAGCGCTCCAACCTGACGGGCATGCTCATCCAGCGTGTGCACTACGCCATCAAGAAGCACTTTGCTGCCACCCAGAACCTGGAGTTCATGTGGAGACAGACGTGGG ACCCAGACTCCAGCACTGACATCTTCTGCCACATGATGCCCTTCTACAGCTATGACGTGCCCCATACCTGCGGGCCCGATCCCAAGATCTGCTGCCAGTTCGACTTCAAGCGCCTGCCAGGCGGCCGGATCAACTGCCCGTGGAAGGTGCCGCCCCGCGCCATCACCGAGGCCAACGTGGCAGAGCG agcccagctcctgctggacCAGTACCGCAAGAAGTCCAAGCTGTACCGCAGcaaggtgctgctggtgccccTGGGAGACGATTTCCGCTACGACAAGCCACAGGAGTGGGACGCTCAGTTCCTCAACTACCAGCGCATCTTTGACTTCCTCAACTCCCAGCCCCACCTCCACGTGCAG GCGCAGTTCGGGACGCTGTCCGACTACTTCGATGCCCTCTACAAGAAGGTGGGCATTGTGCCAGGCATGAAGCCGCCTGGGTTCCCAGTGCTGAGTGGCGATTTCTTCTCCTACGCGGACCGGGAGGACCACTACTGGACAGGCTACTTCACCTCCCGGCCGTTCTACAAGAGCCTGGACCGCGTGCTGGAGGCCCACCTCCG GGGGGCAGAGATCCTGTACAGCCTGGCGCTCGCCCACGCCCGCCGTGCCGGCGCCGACAGCCGGTACCCGCTGTCCGACTACGCCCTGCTGAGCAACGCCCGCCGCAACCTGGGGCTCTTCCAGCACCACGACGCCATCACGGGCACCGCCAAGGAGGCCGTGGTGGTCGACTATGGAGTCCG GCTGCTCCACTCCCTCTCGAGCCTCAAACGCGTCATCACCAACGCTGCGCACTACCTGGTGCTGGGGGACAAGGACGCCTACCGCTACGACCCCGCCGCACCCTTCCTCAGCACG GACGACACGCGCCTCAACCAGGACTCGCTCCCAGAGAGAACAGTCATCAAGCTGAGCGCCTCGCCACG ATTCCTGGTTGTGTTCAACCCACTGGAGCAGGAGCGCCTGAGCGTCGTGCCGGTGCTGGTGGACTCCCCGCATGTGCGCGTGCTGTCTGAGgaggggcagcccctgcctgcccagctCACTGCGCAGTGGGGCTCTGCCACCAACGTGGTGCCTGATGTCTACCAG GTCTCTGTCCTGGCCCGCCTGCCTGCGCTGGGGCTGcgtgtgctgcagctgcagaagtcCTTCGACGGCCAAGCCGTGCTGAAGTCCTCTGTGCGCCTGTACCTGCACGGCCGGGACTTGCCCGTGCGCAAGCAGGAGACTGTACCTGTGCACGTCTTCCCGACCGCTCCTGACGACTTCTGCCTGGAGAACCAGCACCTGCGGGCCTGCTTCTCGGGGCGCTCAGGCCTGCTGCAG AGCCTCCGCCGAGCTGGGGAGGAGCGGGAGCAGAGGGTGAGCAGCGAGTTCCTTGTCTATGGCACCAGGACCTCCAAGGACAAAAGTGGAGCCTATCTCTTCCTGCCTGATGGCGAGGCCAAG CCTTACACGCCCAAGGAGCCCCCAGTTGTGCGAGTGACGGAGGGACCCTTCTTCTCAGAGGTTGCCAGCTACTATCAGCACGTCCAGACCGTGGTGCGGCTTTACAACGTGCCAG GGGTGGAGGGCCTGTCCCTGGACGTGTCTTGCCTGGTGGACATCCGTGACCACGTCAACAAGGAGCTGGCCTTGCGCTTCAGCACGGACATCGAGAGCGATGACACCTTCTTCACAGACCTCAACGGCTTCCAG ATCCAGCCCCGCAGGTACCAGCAGAAGCTGCCGCTGCAGGCCAATTTCTACCCCATGCCCGCCATGGCCTACATCCAGGACGCGCAGAGCCGCCTGACGCTGCACACAGCCCAGGCCCTGGGGGTCTCCAGTCTCGGCAGCG GCCAGCTGGAGGTGATTCTGGACCGGCGCCTCATGCAGGATGACAACCGGGGCCTGGGCCAAGGGCTGAAGGACAACAAGCGGACCTGCAACCGCTTCCGCCTCCTCCTGGAGCGCCGCGCCACTGCCAACAAG AGCTCCAGCTTCTTTTCCAAACTGGCCTCCGTGTTTAAAGCTTTGGGCTTCCCTGGCGCCAGGACTGGCAGCCCAGAG GTGCAGGACAGTCGCCCGGTCAgcttcccctccctgctgaGCCACATCACCTCCATGCACCTGAACGCCGAGGCCCTGGTCCTGCCTGTGGCCCAGGAGAAGCCAGCCCCGCCGGCCCTGCGCTCCTTTGCACCCCTTGCTGCCACCGTCCCCTGTGACTTTCACATCCTCAACCTGCGGACGCTGCAGGCAGAG GACGACTCGCTACCCTCGGCCGAGGCAGCCCTGATCCTGCACCGCAAAGGCTTTGACTGCAGCCTGGAGGCCAGGAACCTGGGGTTTAACTGCACCACCAGCCAGGGCAAG CTGgcgctgggcagcctgttccaggggctggagctgggctccctgcagcccacctcGCTGACCCTGATGTACCCGCTGGGCACGGCCTCCAACAGCACCACCATCCGCCTGGACCCCATGGAAATCGCCACTTTCCGCGTCCGCCTGGGGTAG
- the MAN2A2 gene encoding alpha-mannosidase 2x isoform X3 has protein sequence MAVCGSKASISPMSPMSGTLSPCRCLWCRTPTMTPTQHILNSMVLKMQEDPRRRFIWSEISFFSKWWDNISAQKRAAVRRLVGNGQLEMVTGGWVMPDEANSHYFAMIDQLIEGHQWLEKNIGVTPRSGWAVDPFGYSSTMPYLLKRSNLTGMLIQRVHYAIKKHFAATQNLEFMWRQTWDPDSSTDIFCHMMPFYSYDVPHTCGPDPKICCQFDFKRLPGGRINCPWKVPPRAITEANVAERAQLLLDQYRKKSKLYRSKVLLVPLGDDFRYDKPQEWDAQFLNYQRIFDFLNSQPHLHVQAQFGTLSDYFDALYKKVGIVPGMKPPGFPVLSGDFFSYADREDHYWTGYFTSRPFYKSLDRVLEAHLRGAEILYSLALAHARRAGADSRYPLSDYALLSNARRNLGLFQHHDAITGTAKEAVVVDYGVRLLHSLSSLKRVITNAAHYLVLGDKDAYRYDPAAPFLSTDDTRLNQDSLPERTVIKLSASPRFLVVFNPLEQERLSVVPVLVDSPHVRVLSEEGQPLPAQLTAQWGSATNVVPDVYQVSVLARLPALGLRVLQLQKSFDGQAVLKSSVRLYLHGRDLPVRKQETVPVHVFPTAPDDFCLENQHLRACFSGRSGLLQSLRRAGEEREQRVSSEFLVYGTRTSKDKSGAYLFLPDGEAKPYTPKEPPVVRVTEGPFFSEVASYYQHVQTVVRLYNVPGVEGLSLDVSCLVDIRDHVNKELALRFSTDIESDDTFFTDLNGFQIQPRRYQQKLPLQANFYPMPAMAYIQDAQSRLTLHTAQALGVSSLGSGQLEVILDRRLMQDDNRGLGQGLKDNKRTCNRFRLLLERRATANKSSSFFSKLASVFKALGFPGARTGSPEVQDSRPVSFPSLLSHITSMHLNAEALVLPVAQEKPAPPALRSFAPLAATVPCDFHILNLRTLQAEDDSLPSAEAALILHRKGFDCSLEARNLGFNCTTSQGKLALGSLFQGLELGSLQPTSLTLMYPLGTASNSTTIRLDPMEIATFRVRLG, from the exons ATGGCGGTGTGTGGAAGCAAGGCTTCGATATCACCTATGAGCCCAATGAGTGGGACGCTGAGCCCCTGCAGGTGTTTGTGGTGCCGCACTCCCACAATGACCCCG ACGCAGCACATCCTCAACAGCATGGTGCTGAAGATGCAGGAGGACCCCCGCCGGCGCTTCATCTGGTCTGAGATCTCCTTCTTTTCCAAGTGGTGGGACAACATCAGTGCCCAGAAGCGGGCTGCGGTGCGGAG GCTGGTTGGGAACGGGCAGCTGGAGATGGTGACGGGTGGCTGGGTGATGCCCGACGAGGCCAATTCCCACTACTTCGCCATGATCGACCAGCTGATTGAGGGGCACCAGTGGCTGGAGAAGAACATCG GCGTGACGCCGCGGTCGGGGTGGGCCGTTGACCCCTTTGGGTACAGCTCCACCATGCCCTACCTGCTGAAGCGCTCCAACCTGACGGGCATGCTCATCCAGCGTGTGCACTACGCCATCAAGAAGCACTTTGCTGCCACCCAGAACCTGGAGTTCATGTGGAGACAGACGTGGG ACCCAGACTCCAGCACTGACATCTTCTGCCACATGATGCCCTTCTACAGCTATGACGTGCCCCATACCTGCGGGCCCGATCCCAAGATCTGCTGCCAGTTCGACTTCAAGCGCCTGCCAGGCGGCCGGATCAACTGCCCGTGGAAGGTGCCGCCCCGCGCCATCACCGAGGCCAACGTGGCAGAGCG agcccagctcctgctggacCAGTACCGCAAGAAGTCCAAGCTGTACCGCAGcaaggtgctgctggtgccccTGGGAGACGATTTCCGCTACGACAAGCCACAGGAGTGGGACGCTCAGTTCCTCAACTACCAGCGCATCTTTGACTTCCTCAACTCCCAGCCCCACCTCCACGTGCAG GCGCAGTTCGGGACGCTGTCCGACTACTTCGATGCCCTCTACAAGAAGGTGGGCATTGTGCCAGGCATGAAGCCGCCTGGGTTCCCAGTGCTGAGTGGCGATTTCTTCTCCTACGCGGACCGGGAGGACCACTACTGGACAGGCTACTTCACCTCCCGGCCGTTCTACAAGAGCCTGGACCGCGTGCTGGAGGCCCACCTCCG GGGGGCAGAGATCCTGTACAGCCTGGCGCTCGCCCACGCCCGCCGTGCCGGCGCCGACAGCCGGTACCCGCTGTCCGACTACGCCCTGCTGAGCAACGCCCGCCGCAACCTGGGGCTCTTCCAGCACCACGACGCCATCACGGGCACCGCCAAGGAGGCCGTGGTGGTCGACTATGGAGTCCG GCTGCTCCACTCCCTCTCGAGCCTCAAACGCGTCATCACCAACGCTGCGCACTACCTGGTGCTGGGGGACAAGGACGCCTACCGCTACGACCCCGCCGCACCCTTCCTCAGCACG GACGACACGCGCCTCAACCAGGACTCGCTCCCAGAGAGAACAGTCATCAAGCTGAGCGCCTCGCCACG ATTCCTGGTTGTGTTCAACCCACTGGAGCAGGAGCGCCTGAGCGTCGTGCCGGTGCTGGTGGACTCCCCGCATGTGCGCGTGCTGTCTGAGgaggggcagcccctgcctgcccagctCACTGCGCAGTGGGGCTCTGCCACCAACGTGGTGCCTGATGTCTACCAG GTCTCTGTCCTGGCCCGCCTGCCTGCGCTGGGGCTGcgtgtgctgcagctgcagaagtcCTTCGACGGCCAAGCCGTGCTGAAGTCCTCTGTGCGCCTGTACCTGCACGGCCGGGACTTGCCCGTGCGCAAGCAGGAGACTGTACCTGTGCACGTCTTCCCGACCGCTCCTGACGACTTCTGCCTGGAGAACCAGCACCTGCGGGCCTGCTTCTCGGGGCGCTCAGGCCTGCTGCAG AGCCTCCGCCGAGCTGGGGAGGAGCGGGAGCAGAGGGTGAGCAGCGAGTTCCTTGTCTATGGCACCAGGACCTCCAAGGACAAAAGTGGAGCCTATCTCTTCCTGCCTGATGGCGAGGCCAAG CCTTACACGCCCAAGGAGCCCCCAGTTGTGCGAGTGACGGAGGGACCCTTCTTCTCAGAGGTTGCCAGCTACTATCAGCACGTCCAGACCGTGGTGCGGCTTTACAACGTGCCAG GGGTGGAGGGCCTGTCCCTGGACGTGTCTTGCCTGGTGGACATCCGTGACCACGTCAACAAGGAGCTGGCCTTGCGCTTCAGCACGGACATCGAGAGCGATGACACCTTCTTCACAGACCTCAACGGCTTCCAG ATCCAGCCCCGCAGGTACCAGCAGAAGCTGCCGCTGCAGGCCAATTTCTACCCCATGCCCGCCATGGCCTACATCCAGGACGCGCAGAGCCGCCTGACGCTGCACACAGCCCAGGCCCTGGGGGTCTCCAGTCTCGGCAGCG GCCAGCTGGAGGTGATTCTGGACCGGCGCCTCATGCAGGATGACAACCGGGGCCTGGGCCAAGGGCTGAAGGACAACAAGCGGACCTGCAACCGCTTCCGCCTCCTCCTGGAGCGCCGCGCCACTGCCAACAAG AGCTCCAGCTTCTTTTCCAAACTGGCCTCCGTGTTTAAAGCTTTGGGCTTCCCTGGCGCCAGGACTGGCAGCCCAGAG GTGCAGGACAGTCGCCCGGTCAgcttcccctccctgctgaGCCACATCACCTCCATGCACCTGAACGCCGAGGCCCTGGTCCTGCCTGTGGCCCAGGAGAAGCCAGCCCCGCCGGCCCTGCGCTCCTTTGCACCCCTTGCTGCCACCGTCCCCTGTGACTTTCACATCCTCAACCTGCGGACGCTGCAGGCAGAG GACGACTCGCTACCCTCGGCCGAGGCAGCCCTGATCCTGCACCGCAAAGGCTTTGACTGCAGCCTGGAGGCCAGGAACCTGGGGTTTAACTGCACCACCAGCCAGGGCAAG CTGgcgctgggcagcctgttccaggggctggagctgggctccctgcagcccacctcGCTGACCCTGATGTACCCGCTGGGCACGGCCTCCAACAGCACCACCATCCGCCTGGACCCCATGGAAATCGCCACTTTCCGCGTCCGCCTGGGGTAG
- the MAN2A2 gene encoding alpha-mannosidase 2x isoform X2, with the protein MKLKKQVTVCGAAIFCVAVFSLYLMLDRVQHDPARHQSGGNFPRSQISVLQNRIEQLEQLLEENHEIISHIKDSVLELTAHAEGQPALPRHPPNGSWALPPESRPSFLSVSPQDCQFALGGKGQSPDLQMLAVYSLLPFDNQDGGVWKQGFDITYEPNEWDAEPLQVFVVPHSHNDPGWIKTFDKYYYDQTQHILNSMVLKMQEDPRRRFIWSEISFFSKWWDNISAQKRAAVRRLVGNGQLEMVTGGWVMPDEANSHYFAMIDQLIEGHQWLEKNIGVTPRSGWAVDPFGYSSTMPYLLKRSNLTGMLIQRVHYAIKKHFAATQNLEFMWRQTWDPDSSTDIFCHMMPFYSYDVPHTCGPDPKICCQFDFKRLPGGRINCPWKVPPRAITEANVAERAQLLLDQYRKKSKLYRSKVLLVPLGDDFRYDKPQEWDAQFLNYQRIFDFLNSQPHLHVQAQFGTLSDYFDALYKKVGIVPGMKPPGFPVLSGDFFSYADREDHYWTGYFTSRPFYKSLDRVLEAHLRGAEILYSLALAHARRAGADSRYPLSDYALLSNARRNLGLFQHHDAITGTAKEAVVVDYGVRLLHSLSSLKRVITNAAHYLVLGDKDAYRYDPAAPFLSTDDTRLNQDSLPERTVIKLSASPRFLVVFNPLEQERLSVVPVLVDSPHVRVLSEEGQPLPAQLTAQWGSATNVVPDVYQVSVLARLPALGLRVLQLQKSFDGQAVLKSSVRLYLHGRDLPVRKQETVPVHVFPTAPDDFCLENQHLRACFSGRSGLLQSLRRAGEEREQRVSSEFLVYGTRTSKDKSGAYLFLPDGEAKPYTPKEPPVVRVTEGPFFSEVASYYQHVQTVVRLYNVPGVEGLSLDVSCLVDIRDHVNKELALRFSTDIESDDTFFTDLNGFQIQPRRYQQKLPLQANFYPMPAMAYIQDAQSRLTLHTAQALGVSSLGSGQLEVILDRRLMQDDNRGLGQGLKDNKRTCNRFRLLLERRATANKVQDSRPVSFPSLLSHITSMHLNAEALVLPVAQEKPAPPALRSFAPLAATVPCDFHILNLRTLQAEDDSLPSAEAALILHRKGFDCSLEARNLGFNCTTSQGKLALGSLFQGLELGSLQPTSLTLMYPLGTASNSTTIRLDPMEIATFRVRLG; encoded by the exons ATGAAGCTGAAGAAGCAGGTGACGGTGTGTGGAGCTGCCATCTTCTGCGTGGCTGTCTTCTCCCTCTACCTGATGCTGGACCGGGTGCAGCACGACCCCGCGCGCCACCAGAGCGGGGGCAACTTCCCCAGG AGCCAGATCTCGGTGCTGCAGAACCGCATcgagcagctggagcagctgctggaagagaACCACGAGATCATCAGCCACATCAAGGACTCGGTGCTGGAGCTGACGGCCCACGCGGAGGGACAGCCGGCGCTGCCCCGCCACCCACCCAACGGCTCCTGGGCGCTGCCCCCTGAGAGTCGGCCGAGCTTCCTCTCCGTGTCCCCACAGGACTGCCAGTTTGCCCTGGGGGGCAAGGGCCAGAGCCCAGACCTGCAG ATGCTGGCCGTGTACTCCCTGCTGCCCTTTGACAACCAGGATGGCGGTGTGTGGAAGCAAGGCTTCGATATCACCTATGAGCCCAATGAGTGGGACGCTGAGCCCCTGCAGGTGTTTGTGGTGCCGCACTCCCACAATGACCCCG GCTGGATCAAGACATTTGACAAGTACTACTATGACCAGACGCAGCACATCCTCAACAGCATGGTGCTGAAGATGCAGGAGGACCCCCGCCGGCGCTTCATCTGGTCTGAGATCTCCTTCTTTTCCAAGTGGTGGGACAACATCAGTGCCCAGAAGCGGGCTGCGGTGCGGAG GCTGGTTGGGAACGGGCAGCTGGAGATGGTGACGGGTGGCTGGGTGATGCCCGACGAGGCCAATTCCCACTACTTCGCCATGATCGACCAGCTGATTGAGGGGCACCAGTGGCTGGAGAAGAACATCG GCGTGACGCCGCGGTCGGGGTGGGCCGTTGACCCCTTTGGGTACAGCTCCACCATGCCCTACCTGCTGAAGCGCTCCAACCTGACGGGCATGCTCATCCAGCGTGTGCACTACGCCATCAAGAAGCACTTTGCTGCCACCCAGAACCTGGAGTTCATGTGGAGACAGACGTGGG ACCCAGACTCCAGCACTGACATCTTCTGCCACATGATGCCCTTCTACAGCTATGACGTGCCCCATACCTGCGGGCCCGATCCCAAGATCTGCTGCCAGTTCGACTTCAAGCGCCTGCCAGGCGGCCGGATCAACTGCCCGTGGAAGGTGCCGCCCCGCGCCATCACCGAGGCCAACGTGGCAGAGCG agcccagctcctgctggacCAGTACCGCAAGAAGTCCAAGCTGTACCGCAGcaaggtgctgctggtgccccTGGGAGACGATTTCCGCTACGACAAGCCACAGGAGTGGGACGCTCAGTTCCTCAACTACCAGCGCATCTTTGACTTCCTCAACTCCCAGCCCCACCTCCACGTGCAG GCGCAGTTCGGGACGCTGTCCGACTACTTCGATGCCCTCTACAAGAAGGTGGGCATTGTGCCAGGCATGAAGCCGCCTGGGTTCCCAGTGCTGAGTGGCGATTTCTTCTCCTACGCGGACCGGGAGGACCACTACTGGACAGGCTACTTCACCTCCCGGCCGTTCTACAAGAGCCTGGACCGCGTGCTGGAGGCCCACCTCCG GGGGGCAGAGATCCTGTACAGCCTGGCGCTCGCCCACGCCCGCCGTGCCGGCGCCGACAGCCGGTACCCGCTGTCCGACTACGCCCTGCTGAGCAACGCCCGCCGCAACCTGGGGCTCTTCCAGCACCACGACGCCATCACGGGCACCGCCAAGGAGGCCGTGGTGGTCGACTATGGAGTCCG GCTGCTCCACTCCCTCTCGAGCCTCAAACGCGTCATCACCAACGCTGCGCACTACCTGGTGCTGGGGGACAAGGACGCCTACCGCTACGACCCCGCCGCACCCTTCCTCAGCACG GACGACACGCGCCTCAACCAGGACTCGCTCCCAGAGAGAACAGTCATCAAGCTGAGCGCCTCGCCACG ATTCCTGGTTGTGTTCAACCCACTGGAGCAGGAGCGCCTGAGCGTCGTGCCGGTGCTGGTGGACTCCCCGCATGTGCGCGTGCTGTCTGAGgaggggcagcccctgcctgcccagctCACTGCGCAGTGGGGCTCTGCCACCAACGTGGTGCCTGATGTCTACCAG GTCTCTGTCCTGGCCCGCCTGCCTGCGCTGGGGCTGcgtgtgctgcagctgcagaagtcCTTCGACGGCCAAGCCGTGCTGAAGTCCTCTGTGCGCCTGTACCTGCACGGCCGGGACTTGCCCGTGCGCAAGCAGGAGACTGTACCTGTGCACGTCTTCCCGACCGCTCCTGACGACTTCTGCCTGGAGAACCAGCACCTGCGGGCCTGCTTCTCGGGGCGCTCAGGCCTGCTGCAG AGCCTCCGCCGAGCTGGGGAGGAGCGGGAGCAGAGGGTGAGCAGCGAGTTCCTTGTCTATGGCACCAGGACCTCCAAGGACAAAAGTGGAGCCTATCTCTTCCTGCCTGATGGCGAGGCCAAG CCTTACACGCCCAAGGAGCCCCCAGTTGTGCGAGTGACGGAGGGACCCTTCTTCTCAGAGGTTGCCAGCTACTATCAGCACGTCCAGACCGTGGTGCGGCTTTACAACGTGCCAG GGGTGGAGGGCCTGTCCCTGGACGTGTCTTGCCTGGTGGACATCCGTGACCACGTCAACAAGGAGCTGGCCTTGCGCTTCAGCACGGACATCGAGAGCGATGACACCTTCTTCACAGACCTCAACGGCTTCCAG ATCCAGCCCCGCAGGTACCAGCAGAAGCTGCCGCTGCAGGCCAATTTCTACCCCATGCCCGCCATGGCCTACATCCAGGACGCGCAGAGCCGCCTGACGCTGCACACAGCCCAGGCCCTGGGGGTCTCCAGTCTCGGCAGCG GCCAGCTGGAGGTGATTCTGGACCGGCGCCTCATGCAGGATGACAACCGGGGCCTGGGCCAAGGGCTGAAGGACAACAAGCGGACCTGCAACCGCTTCCGCCTCCTCCTGGAGCGCCGCGCCACTGCCAACAAG GTGCAGGACAGTCGCCCGGTCAgcttcccctccctgctgaGCCACATCACCTCCATGCACCTGAACGCCGAGGCCCTGGTCCTGCCTGTGGCCCAGGAGAAGCCAGCCCCGCCGGCCCTGCGCTCCTTTGCACCCCTTGCTGCCACCGTCCCCTGTGACTTTCACATCCTCAACCTGCGGACGCTGCAGGCAGAG GACGACTCGCTACCCTCGGCCGAGGCAGCCCTGATCCTGCACCGCAAAGGCTTTGACTGCAGCCTGGAGGCCAGGAACCTGGGGTTTAACTGCACCACCAGCCAGGGCAAG CTGgcgctgggcagcctgttccaggggctggagctgggctccctgcagcccacctcGCTGACCCTGATGTACCCGCTGGGCACGGCCTCCAACAGCACCACCATCCGCCTGGACCCCATGGAAATCGCCACTTTCCGCGTCCGCCTGGGGTAG